One Oscillospiraceae bacterium DNA window includes the following coding sequences:
- a CDS encoding GNAT family N-acetyltransferase — MKSLFRPRVSELKRIFTDIPVLDTDRLILRKISVTDAADMYEYSKNPNVTRYLTWSPHEDEEYTRRYIKYLQGQYMSGEFYDWGLELKENGKMIGTCGFTSINERDRSAEVGYVINESYWHKGYATEALKKVIAFGFDHMLLKRIEAKHIEGNDMSASVMKKCGMKLDGILRDSMYIKGEYKTIHVYSIIREEYLYNDIR; from the coding sequence ATGAAATCGCTATTTCGGCCGAGGGTTTCCGAGCTGAAACGTATTTTTACCGATATTCCGGTTCTTGATACCGACAGGCTTATTTTAAGAAAAATCTCGGTTACAGATGCCGCCGATATGTATGAATATTCAAAAAATCCAAATGTAACACGTTATCTTACATGGTCTCCGCATGAGGATGAAGAATACACAAGGCGTTATATAAAATATCTGCAGGGTCAATATATGTCCGGCGAATTTTACGACTGGGGACTTGAGCTCAAAGAAAACGGGAAAATGATAGGCACCTGCGGCTTTACGTCCATAAATGAACGTGACCGTTCCGCCGAAGTCGGATATGTGATCAACGAAAGCTATTGGCACAAAGGCTACGCGACAGAAGCGTTAAAAAAAGTCATTGCCTTTGGCTTTGACCATATGCTCCTTAAAAGGATAGAGGCAAAGCACATTGAAGGCAATGACATGTCGGCTTCCGTAATGAAAAAATGCGGTATGAAGCTTGACGGGATCCTGCGTGATTCCATGTATATAAAGGGCGAATATAAAACAATACATGTGTATTCGATCATCAGAGAAGAATATTTGTATAATGATATCCGCTGA